One segment of Nostoc piscinale CENA21 DNA contains the following:
- the aat gene encoding leucyl/phenylalanyl-tRNA--protein transferase, with amino-acid sequence MQYDIAAIIQGYAQGYFLMADDDHGLDWYGSRDRTLIPLDQRFRYPKSLQRVLNQERFTVAINRDFPAVVAGCANRETTWISDELKEIYLSLHKTGFAHSFETWQGDELAGGILGIVIGGAFIGESMFYRIPEGSKVAMVKLVERLRQKQFVLFDAQMMNPHLERFGAYGIGDEEYQTLLHKALQRRCSLV; translated from the coding sequence ATGCAATATGATATCGCTGCAATTATTCAAGGATATGCCCAAGGTTATTTTCTCATGGCTGATGACGATCATGGCTTGGATTGGTATGGCAGCCGCGATCGGACTTTGATTCCTTTAGATCAGCGATTCCGCTATCCTAAGTCCTTGCAGCGTGTTTTGAATCAAGAACGGTTTACAGTTGCGATTAACCGCGATTTTCCGGCTGTTGTGGCTGGCTGCGCGAACCGAGAAACAACCTGGATATCAGATGAATTAAAAGAAATTTACTTATCACTACATAAAACTGGTTTTGCTCACAGTTTTGAAACTTGGCAAGGTGATGAACTTGCAGGCGGTATTTTAGGAATAGTCATTGGCGGCGCTTTCATCGGTGAATCGATGTTTTACCGCATCCCCGAAGGCTCAAAAGTAGCAATGGTCAAATTAGTGGAAAGATTGCGCCAAAAACAATTTGTCCTGTTTGATGCTCAAATGATGAACCCACATTTAGAACGCTTTGGTGCTTACGGTATTGGTGATGAAGAATATCAAACTTTACTTCATAAAGCGTTGCAGCGGCGCTGTTCTTTGGTGTAA
- a CDS encoding DUF5063 domain-containing protein, producing MGAEVYWYYTDYQPDLNSLINDFNDIYQDIKRGLIIYDQAYFIKALWEWRFHFKIHWGTHLVGAQRAIHNYFS from the coding sequence ATGGGTGCAGAAGTTTACTGGTACTACACAGATTATCAACCTGATCTCAACAGTCTTATCAATGATTTCAATGATATTTATCAAGACATAAAACGAGGTCTTATAATTTACGATCAGGCTTATTTTATAAAAGCATTATGGGAATGGCGTTTTCATTTTAAAATTCATTGGGGCACTCATTTAGTTGGAGCGCAAAGGGCAATTCATAATTATTTTTCGTAG
- a CDS encoding DUF5615 family PIN-like protein, whose protein sequence is MLLDEDSQAKYLVNLLQAVGHDVVTVNLVGLMNCPDVVVLDYARQDGRVLLTRNCNDFQELHQINPSHPGILAVYQDFVVSKNMTYQTIVKAIANIEAASYSLENQFVILNQWNY, encoded by the coding sequence ATGCTGCTTGATGAGGATTCTCAAGCAAAATACTTGGTTAATCTTCTTCAAGCAGTAGGTCATGATGTAGTGACTGTTAATTTAGTAGGTTTGATGAATTGTCCCGATGTAGTTGTGTTAGATTATGCGAGACAAGATGGGCGTGTGCTGCTTACCCGTAACTGTAATGATTTTCAAGAATTACATCAAATCAATCCATCTCATCCAGGCATTTTGGCGGTTTATCAAGATTTTGTAGTGTCTAAGAATATGACCTATCAAACAATTGTCAAGGCAATTGCCAATATAGAAGCCGCAAGCTATTCTCTAGAGAATCAATTTGTTATTCTTAATCAATGGAATTATTAA